The Chitinophaga flava genome has a segment encoding these proteins:
- a CDS encoding helix-turn-helix domain-containing protein, with product MAAEILTREDLAIFKTELFQELRELVNAPAIQPRKWLKSYEVRDLLGISPGTLQNMRIKGTLSFTKIGGLIFYEYDDILKLMEGTKKPIKRS from the coding sequence ATGGCAGCAGAAATCCTCACCCGTGAAGATCTGGCGATCTTCAAAACAGAATTGTTCCAGGAGCTACGGGAACTTGTAAACGCTCCCGCCATCCAGCCCCGGAAATGGCTAAAGTCCTACGAAGTCCGCGACCTGCTAGGAATCTCTCCCGGCACTCTTCAAAACATGCGTATCAAGGGTACGCTATCCTTTACCAAAATCGGCGGCTTAATCTTCTACGAGTACGACGACATCCTCAAACTGATGGAAGGCACCAAGAAACCCATTAAGCGTTCCTGA
- a CDS encoding P-loop NTPase family protein encodes MTNIPDHQPGQEGSTPTKTKATQTPYDYHLLMQQLEEHGKNVYGPTFHIEEIDRPIVLKLLAYFLQDQAVAITEGIDLHKGILLTGKIGCGKTSLISLMRPLSADSYRPHMVSCREISFEFSKIGYDAINRYSTNAFFPYTNVPRVHCFDDLGLEQTVNYWGNNCNVMGEILLSRYDLLISHKMLTHVTTNLNSQELEDLYGNRLRSRMRAMFNLIAFDSATTDKRR; translated from the coding sequence ATGACCAACATACCAGACCATCAACCGGGGCAGGAAGGCTCCACACCAACGAAAACAAAAGCTACTCAGACCCCTTATGATTACCATCTGCTGATGCAGCAGCTGGAAGAACACGGGAAAAACGTCTACGGACCGACCTTTCACATCGAAGAGATAGACCGGCCGATAGTGCTCAAACTCCTGGCTTATTTTCTGCAAGACCAGGCGGTGGCCATCACAGAAGGCATTGACCTGCACAAAGGGATTCTGCTTACTGGAAAGATCGGATGTGGCAAGACTTCCCTGATCAGCCTGATGCGGCCCCTGTCAGCCGATTCTTACCGACCACACATGGTTTCCTGCAGGGAGATCAGTTTTGAATTCAGTAAGATAGGGTATGATGCTATCAACCGGTACAGCACCAATGCCTTTTTCCCGTACACCAACGTACCCAGGGTACATTGCTTTGATGATCTGGGCCTGGAGCAGACGGTGAACTACTGGGGGAATAACTGCAATGTCATGGGCGAAATACTACTATCGCGATACGACCTGCTGATTTCCCATAAAATGCTTACTCATGTTACTACAAACCTCAACAGCCAGGAGCTGGAAGATCTCTATGGTAACCGGTTGCGTAGCAGGATGAGGGCTATGTTCAATCTCATAGCTTTCGACTCCGCTACCACGGACAAAAGACGTTAA
- a CDS encoding type VI secretion system Vgr family protein: MLHTSTTISIAGKQFHQFISLRLEQTLDKHHFFELKIGYDWLLDLDIGKNIFSASKALLGEEVNIVTYPVEQNSAMEPMTFSGIIAAINSGKDDDGIHGYCVIHGCSPTILMQNNPHIQCFESQTLADIAQNALKVCTPYTSAPKVEPVTSDNLKYIVQYKESNFDFLHRLAKRFGEWFFYTGQQIVFGRYSGKRVNLVHMIDLIHFDIALKIQPNNLVMNGYDYREHQVVQDSTLNQPSGKMDLYSQHVQALSEKLYSRPSLYKITYAFTSNAKTELNRLLTRQKKGTIADMVHLKGKSRNTSIRIGDTIAIKENVYSQEDHGQFFVTGITHYCNGNGEYYNEFSGIPIEVAAPIVDIDDYPHCEAQSAKVIDNHDPKGLGRIKVKFKWQEQGSTPWLQIISPHGGGDKGFYMVPEKGEEVMVGFEGGNPELPFVLGTTYNGKARSTFGNAGNDLKALKTRSGISVLMNDANGSVTINDPSGNQVVMHGNKQITLNAPEKLIINSKDIVINGSNSIKIGKGTSPTHVVIDTSGNTISIKSDANSIHGKDNTITGTNSNQVNGQKNHIKGESKLDGGNVFIN, translated from the coding sequence ATGTTACATACTTCCACCACCATATCTATTGCCGGAAAACAGTTCCATCAGTTTATTTCTCTGCGGCTCGAACAAACTTTAGATAAGCATCATTTTTTCGAACTAAAAATTGGTTACGACTGGCTTTTAGATCTAGATATTGGAAAGAATATCTTCTCTGCCAGTAAAGCATTGCTTGGAGAAGAGGTGAATATTGTTACTTACCCGGTAGAACAAAATTCAGCAATGGAACCGATGACTTTCTCTGGTATAATTGCAGCCATCAATTCTGGTAAAGATGATGATGGGATACATGGATATTGTGTTATACATGGATGTAGCCCAACTATTTTAATGCAGAATAACCCGCATATCCAGTGTTTTGAATCTCAAACACTGGCAGATATTGCTCAAAATGCTCTCAAGGTTTGTACTCCCTATACATCTGCTCCGAAAGTAGAACCGGTAACAAGCGATAACCTGAAATACATTGTTCAATATAAAGAATCCAACTTCGATTTTTTGCACCGGCTGGCAAAGCGGTTTGGAGAATGGTTTTTTTATACAGGACAACAGATTGTTTTCGGTAGATATTCAGGTAAAAGGGTAAACCTGGTTCATATGATTGACCTTATACATTTTGATATAGCTCTTAAAATTCAGCCCAATAACCTTGTAATGAATGGGTATGACTATCGTGAGCACCAGGTGGTACAGGATAGTACTTTAAACCAGCCATCGGGTAAAATGGATCTTTATTCGCAGCATGTTCAGGCACTGAGTGAAAAATTATATAGCAGGCCCTCTTTGTACAAAATTACCTATGCATTCACAAGTAATGCAAAAACAGAGCTAAATAGACTGTTAACCCGCCAAAAGAAAGGTACAATTGCCGATATGGTTCATTTAAAGGGAAAAAGCAGAAATACTTCCATTCGTATAGGCGATACCATTGCAATTAAAGAGAATGTATATAGTCAGGAGGATCATGGACAGTTCTTTGTCACCGGCATTACTCACTATTGTAACGGTAATGGTGAGTATTACAATGAATTCAGTGGTATTCCGATAGAGGTGGCGGCCCCCATCGTAGATATTGATGATTACCCTCATTGTGAGGCTCAGAGCGCAAAGGTAATTGACAACCATGATCCCAAAGGTTTAGGTCGTATAAAAGTAAAGTTCAAATGGCAGGAGCAGGGAAGTACCCCATGGCTGCAAATAATATCTCCACATGGAGGAGGTGATAAAGGTTTCTATATGGTACCGGAGAAGGGAGAGGAGGTAATGGTGGGCTTCGAAGGAGGCAATCCTGAACTGCCTTTTGTATTGGGAACAACCTATAATGGGAAGGCCAGAAGTACTTTCGGTAATGCAGGCAACGACCTCAAAGCCTTAAAGACCAGGAGCGGCATTTCTGTTTTGATGAATGATGCCAATGGTAGTGTAACCATTAATGATCCAAGCGGGAACCAGGTAGTGATGCATGGCAATAAACAGATCACGCTGAATGCTCCGGAAAAACTGATTATTAACTCGAAAGACATTGTTATTAACGGTTCCAATTCAATTAAAATTGGCAAAGGGACTAGCCCTACCCATGTTGTAATTGACACATCAGGAAATACGATCAGTATTAAAAGCGATGCTAATAGCATTCATGGTAAAGACAATACCATTACCGGTACCAACAGTAACCAGGTGAATGGACAAAAAAACCATATCAAGGGAGAATCAAAACTCGATGGTGGTAATGTTTTCATCAATTAA
- a CDS encoding ThiF family adenylyltransferase, whose translation MLYSENLIEYAGDLPLQVQNAVGAIQQFYCLEQLKVLSLNPHTIAVPININVSIPPNGTVGGIDIREVEPILIRINIQHYPHNSPRVSSDRKDFPKDRIPHLYISGTEDPAAKLCLVRGNMDEWFAERPIETFLEVIDEWFFKAANGLLAEDGEEFDPMRIEKCGGFHIYRYDQMAETVSSKNAFFPGGAFACFITQTELSPNHLQTGLTLKTKVPVHLVTVNTILELIRHFGATQANNTKSILSILVWHPSDKIFANYETNLPESYTELIEYFKKYDIDICPIVETLRDQFPIETSIIPIIHAIKRPRKLIGFSSCYEFINFGLLLTRDAKDIPHMLSKVESLSQNEPFTSTTAAKVSGEKYNQKILFIGGGSLGSKIILHHARSGCAHIGICDYDILLEHNITRHSLLIDHIGKIKSQSLEVELDKMFEFTQEKSIKSYSAPAHFLNTSDFNNYSWLVDSTASLNVRNWLVQKDFEQQINIAKCELVDEGKIGLLYIEGESRNPRVDDLANLAHFRALKYPFLEKWRRNDAVRDIQTLEIGLGCSSTTVVTADDSISSHAAIFSKVLHSESERVNIQENGLLYIQTISNAGIPETLSKHETVPPFSIHQCCSGSGWEVRMMAGLKDRLLSQCKQNSPNETGGILIGVCNYKTQTIHIYDVWNAPPKSKGSPSSFIRSKNGLKAKVDLIKERTGGMIGYIGEWHTHPMNLNQLSQRDIDTVNELLPLNRLSPIPTLSLIVTKTNLLPFIFL comes from the coding sequence ATGCTATACAGTGAGAATCTTATAGAATATGCTGGAGATCTTCCTCTGCAGGTACAAAATGCAGTTGGTGCCATTCAACAGTTCTATTGCTTGGAGCAATTAAAAGTACTATCGCTGAATCCTCATACGATAGCAGTACCAATCAACATCAATGTATCTATTCCGCCTAACGGTACCGTTGGCGGAATAGATATAAGGGAAGTTGAGCCGATTTTAATTAGAATAAACATTCAACATTATCCGCACAACTCACCTAGAGTATCCAGTGACAGAAAGGATTTTCCCAAAGATAGAATTCCACATTTATACATATCAGGGACCGAGGACCCTGCAGCGAAACTATGTCTTGTGAGAGGAAACATGGATGAATGGTTCGCAGAAAGACCAATTGAAACATTTCTAGAGGTAATTGACGAATGGTTCTTTAAGGCTGCGAATGGGTTGCTGGCCGAAGACGGTGAGGAGTTTGATCCTATGCGTATTGAAAAATGTGGTGGGTTTCACATTTATCGCTACGACCAAATGGCTGAAACGGTAAGCAGCAAAAATGCTTTTTTCCCTGGCGGCGCCTTCGCATGTTTTATTACACAAACAGAACTTAGCCCCAACCATCTTCAAACAGGATTAACCCTAAAAACAAAGGTACCTGTACATCTCGTAACGGTTAATACCATTCTTGAACTAATTAGACATTTCGGAGCAACACAAGCCAACAACACTAAATCCATTTTATCGATTTTAGTTTGGCACCCTTCGGATAAGATATTTGCTAATTACGAAACAAATCTTCCAGAATCCTATACAGAGCTTATTGAATACTTTAAGAAATATGATATTGATATCTGCCCAATAGTAGAGACACTTCGTGATCAATTTCCCATAGAGACATCAATAATCCCTATCATTCATGCGATAAAAAGACCACGAAAATTGATAGGCTTTAGCAGCTGTTATGAATTCATAAATTTCGGACTTCTGTTAACCCGGGACGCAAAAGACATCCCTCACATGTTAAGCAAGGTTGAATCATTAAGTCAGAATGAGCCGTTTACTTCCACTACCGCGGCGAAAGTGTCTGGAGAAAAATACAATCAGAAAATATTATTCATTGGCGGAGGTTCTTTAGGATCCAAAATCATTCTTCACCACGCAAGAAGTGGATGCGCACACATAGGCATTTGTGATTATGACATACTTCTAGAACATAATATAACCAGACACAGCCTACTCATTGACCATATAGGGAAAATAAAATCTCAATCTTTGGAAGTAGAGTTAGATAAGATGTTCGAATTCACCCAGGAAAAATCAATTAAATCTTACTCTGCACCTGCACATTTCCTCAATACATCGGATTTCAATAATTATTCATGGCTTGTAGATTCCACTGCATCACTAAACGTCCGAAACTGGTTGGTTCAAAAAGACTTCGAACAACAAATAAACATTGCTAAGTGTGAATTGGTTGATGAGGGAAAAATTGGCTTACTATATATTGAAGGAGAATCACGCAATCCAAGAGTAGATGACCTAGCAAACCTCGCCCATTTCAGAGCATTAAAATACCCCTTCCTCGAAAAGTGGAGAAGAAATGATGCTGTGCGAGATATACAAACTCTCGAAATTGGGCTTGGGTGTAGCTCGACTACTGTTGTAACAGCAGACGACTCAATTTCATCCCATGCTGCTATATTCTCAAAAGTTTTACATTCTGAAAGTGAAAGAGTAAATATCCAAGAAAATGGGTTATTATACATCCAGACAATATCTAATGCGGGTATACCTGAAACCCTTTCAAAACATGAAACCGTACCTCCTTTTAGTATTCATCAGTGCTGCTCGGGGAGTGGTTGGGAAGTAAGAATGATGGCGGGCTTAAAAGACCGTCTACTTTCCCAATGCAAACAAAACAGCCCTAATGAAACAGGAGGCATTTTAATAGGTGTTTGTAACTATAAGACGCAGACAATTCACATATATGATGTCTGGAATGCGCCACCCAAAAGTAAAGGATCACCTAGTTCTTTTATCAGAAGTAAAAATGGGCTAAAAGCAAAAGTAGACCTAATAAAGGAGAGAACGGGAGGAATGATTGGATATATTGGAGAATGGCATACACATCCAATGAACCTTAACCAACTGAGTCAACGAGACATCGACACTGTAAACGAACTGCTTCCATTAAACCGTCTATCTCCAATTCCAACCCTTTCTCTTATCGTAACAAAAACAAATTTATTACCTTTTATTTTTTTATGA
- a CDS encoding ComEC/Rec2 family competence protein: MGNQIKNYPVDNGDQSLITIEENGITTNIMVDCNIRDSSMDDSDPSQYDVKKDLLNTLKRRKVNDIDGVPYTDIFILTHGDDDHIHGFEKNFYQGDPKAYKQKHKDQGEILIDVLWFSPMVMGTATNDDERCFNREAKRRIKLHKDKDAAKDLPGNRIVIIGYDANEKLDDLDLVRRVPGDVVSRFNERDLQTFSIFIHSPYQQHLTDDEVDKNRVSVVFQARFKARATDTNFSTLAMFGGDADHKAWATILEKTKKYKNDVNQRALDWDILIAPHHCSWTFFNECPQDKNPDPAPTSIEFLGYRRKGGKVVASSKLIENNDDNPPHYKAKEQYLDKLDKDSDFLNTANHPNSSKPEPIIFVITENGPSKAPKVSSGSSITAAGGAGAAGRSITQG, encoded by the coding sequence ATGGGCAATCAAATCAAAAACTACCCAGTAGACAACGGTGATCAATCCCTGATTACAATTGAAGAAAATGGTATTACTACCAACATTATGGTGGACTGTAACATTAGAGACAGCAGTATGGATGACAGTGACCCATCGCAGTATGATGTAAAGAAGGATTTACTCAATACACTGAAACGAAGAAAGGTCAATGACATTGATGGGGTACCATACACAGACATCTTTATTCTAACTCATGGTGATGATGATCACATACATGGATTCGAGAAGAATTTTTATCAGGGTGACCCAAAAGCATACAAACAAAAGCATAAAGACCAAGGAGAAATTCTGATTGACGTATTGTGGTTTTCTCCAATGGTAATGGGTACTGCTACTAATGATGACGAACGCTGCTTCAATCGAGAAGCAAAACGCCGCATTAAGCTTCATAAAGACAAAGATGCTGCGAAGGACCTACCTGGAAATAGAATTGTAATTATTGGTTATGATGCAAATGAAAAGCTTGATGATCTCGATCTTGTAAGAAGAGTACCAGGGGATGTTGTAAGCAGATTCAATGAACGTGATCTTCAAACGTTTTCTATCTTTATTCACAGCCCCTACCAACAACATCTAACTGATGATGAAGTAGATAAAAATCGAGTTAGTGTTGTATTCCAAGCGCGTTTCAAAGCTCGAGCTACTGACACCAACTTCTCGACTTTGGCTATGTTTGGTGGTGATGCCGACCACAAAGCATGGGCAACTATATTGGAGAAAACCAAAAAATACAAAAATGATGTTAACCAACGAGCTCTCGATTGGGACATTCTGATTGCACCTCACCATTGCTCCTGGACGTTCTTCAACGAGTGCCCACAGGACAAGAACCCCGATCCAGCCCCCACTTCCATTGAATTTCTTGGCTACCGTAGGAAAGGCGGAAAAGTCGTTGCTTCTTCCAAATTAATTGAAAATAATGACGACAATCCTCCTCATTACAAAGCCAAAGAACAGTACCTAGATAAACTGGATAAGGATTCAGATTTTTTAAATACTGCGAATCATCCAAATTCCAGTAAGCCTGAGCCAATTATCTTCGTCATCACTGAAAATGGTCCTTCAAAAGCTCCAAAGGTATCCAGTGGCAGCTCAATTACGGCTGCCGGTGGAGCTGGTGCCGCTGGTCGCTCAATTACTCAAGGCTAA
- a CDS encoding PIN domain-containing protein translates to MIHVYTDTSVIGGCFDNEFKEHSNALLNEFRRGIKKLVLSDVVMIELAPAKAEVKAKLAEIPNRYKVEIKGHPKAIKLAETYIAEGALSNKCYNDALHIALATLHGADILASWNFKHIVNLDRIKLYNSINLRMGYRLIEIRTPREILKPNDHEKK, encoded by the coding sequence ATGATTCATGTTTATACTGACACCTCAGTAATTGGAGGCTGTTTTGATAATGAATTTAAAGAACATAGCAATGCGCTGCTTAATGAGTTCAGGCGGGGTATAAAAAAGCTAGTTTTGTCTGATGTAGTAATGATAGAACTGGCCCCTGCTAAAGCCGAAGTGAAGGCCAAATTAGCTGAAATCCCGAACCGTTATAAGGTTGAGATCAAAGGCCATCCTAAAGCGATAAAATTGGCGGAAACATACATTGCGGAAGGCGCTTTGAGTAACAAATGTTACAACGATGCGCTGCATATTGCGCTTGCAACGCTACACGGCGCTGATATCCTTGCCAGTTGGAACTTTAAACATATTGTAAATCTTGATCGGATTAAACTGTATAATTCCATAAATTTGCGTATGGGGTACCGGTTAATAGAAATCAGGACCCCGCGCGAAATCTTAAAGCCAAATGACCATGAAAAAAAGTAA
- a CDS encoding SymE family type I addiction module toxin, giving the protein MKNRPKERKAKLHYKSSERLCEYVKVPWLNLSGLWLQKAGFDIGDSISVSIEKQKLVIKVTSKAPPEKPYW; this is encoded by the coding sequence ATGAAAAACCGACCAAAAGAACGAAAAGCCAAACTGCATTATAAAAGTTCGGAACGGCTCTGCGAATACGTAAAAGTGCCGTGGTTAAACTTGTCCGGCCTGTGGTTACAAAAAGCCGGCTTTGATATCGGCGATAGCATATCTGTTTCTATTGAAAAACAAAAGCTGGTGATCAAAGTAACCAGTAAAGCACCGCCAGAAAAACCATACTGGTAA
- a CDS encoding helix-turn-helix domain-containing protein, which produces MTFGEKVTIARKQKKLTQTELADATGTSRDIIGKYERDESKPSIEIAARIAEVLDSSLDFLIRDITPEDALAKKIKQLSPINKEYVMAVIEAFEAKEKLQGKR; this is translated from the coding sequence ATGACGTTTGGTGAAAAAGTTACCATTGCAAGGAAGCAAAAGAAGTTAACACAGACCGAGCTGGCAGATGCGACTGGCACGTCCAGAGATATTATTGGAAAGTATGAACGTGATGAATCGAAACCATCAATTGAAATAGCAGCGAGAATTGCGGAAGTCCTGGATAGTTCATTGGACTTTTTGATAAGAGATATTACCCCCGAAGATGCACTAGCTAAAAAGATCAAACAACTTTCCCCTATCAATAAGGAATATGTGATGGCTGTAATTGAAGCATTTGAAGCTAAAGAGAAATTACAGGGTAAAAGATAA